The sequence CACGCATTGCATGACCCGGTACAGAAGTGCATGACCCACGGGGACTTTGCAAGGGCCCACTTCAAAAGTGCAGACAAATTCGATTCCCCTTTACAACTGGGAAGATCACTACTTAATAACTATAGCGGTAGGAGTATGGCAAATATTGTAATCACCATCGCGAGAGGGATTAGGTACTTCCAGAAGAGGCCTATAGCCTGATCGATCTTCAACCTAGCCACGACACTCTTAATCACAACCATAAGAAAGACTACAAGAAGATATTTTATTACGATGAGTAGCAGGGCCGACAATCCGGTGAATGGGTAACCTCCTCCCAGAAAGAGGTAGACTATCAGTGTTGAGAGGACGAAGAGCTCTGCGTTGTGAAGGAATATAATCAGAGCGAGTGTAGGGCCAGTGTAATCTGTGAATGGTCCTACGATGATCTCCGTTTCGGCATCGGGTATATCAAACGGTTTAAACATAAGTTTACACTGTAATGAGAATATCGAAAGTCCGAGGGCTACAGACATCAGTATAAAGGCTGTAGGAGAGTGAGACCAGACGTTGGGACTTACCATGATGCTCTTAAAGAGTGAAAAGTCGGTATTGAAGAGCCTACTCGCTAAGATTATTGGAGTAAGGATGGAGAGGAGAAAGGTAGGCTCATAGGCAACCACCAGAGAGAGAAATCTAGAGGTACCGATTATGTTGAATGGATTCGGGGTAGCCATACCGGTCAAGACTACCGAGAGAGTAACCCAGAGCAGCAGGTAGACTGCAAGTATGATATCACCTTCAGCCATAATCTGTAAGAATGGTGCCACTGGTGTCATAAGTAAGAGTGCTATGAGAGAGCCTATTCCAAGGGTAAGTGCTATGGGAGGTAGAAGGCCGATGGAGCCTTTGGCCCGAATATCCTCCTTCACCACAAAGAGCTTTATGAAGTCTGCGAAAGGTTGTAGAAGGCCGAATGGTCCCGTATACTTCGGACCTACTCGGTTTTGAATTCGAGCGTAGAGCTTCCTAGCGTACCATTCTGTAGAGAAGGATGCGATGAATGTGAATAAGAGCCCCGGGAAGATCACACATTGGAATGTAAACATTAAAGCTTCTTCGAACATCAAACCGCAACACTCCTGAACAGTAGGATTAATAGGATTACGAACCAGATGATCATGTAGAAGAGCCAATCGTTCAACACACCCGTATGGATCTTCTCTCTTAGAATTCTATATGTGCTGGAGAAGGTTTTATTCCAAAGGGCCCAGTAGAAGCCACCCGGTGGTAGAAAACCTCCTTCGGGCTCGAGCTTCTCACCACCGATGAATATACCCTTCTTCTCCTCAGAGGAAGATTGTACAGATTTCTTGAAGGTTAGATAGAGGATCAGTATGATGAGGGCTGGAAGGAGCATCGCAAGGGATACCCCGAGCATAGCTATTAAAAGCAACCCTTTCACCTCTTTATCAAGGCTTCATAGATCTCTATTATGGGCTTTACATAAGAGTTTTGATCGAGGAGGGAATCTACCGCATGGCTGATTACATGCTCCATGAATAATGGAGAGAGTACTCCCAATAGTACCGTCGCTACAGTCAAGATGATTATAGGTATAGTAAAGCATGGATGCTCACCTTCAACTTCAAAGCTTCTCTTTGGAGGGCTGAACCATATACCATAGACCATCCTTAGGTAGGCTAGAAATGCTACTACACTCGGAACCACTATAGCTATGACGAATGGTGCATATCCAACTTCAAGGAGGGCATAGTAAAGGTAAAGCTTACCTATGAAGCCATTAAGAGGCGGAACACCTGCAAGGGCTATAGCACCGATGAAGAAGCATAGCGATGTTACTGGAAATCTCCTACCGATTCCAGCAAGATCGATCATCATTCTAGAACCAGCATAGTGTATAAATACTCCTACGGCGAGGAAGAGTAGAGCTTTGGTCACTGCATGGCTCACGAGATGGTAGATTGCAGCCTTCAGTCCAAGAAATGTTCCGAGTCCGAGCCCCATCATCATATATCCGATGTTGAGTATCGTGCTATAAGCTATTATTCTCTTAACATCGTCCTGTACAGTCATCAAGAAGGATGCGAAGAAGGCAGATACTATACCGAGGGTGAAGAGGGCAGTAAGGACTATTGAAAGGACAGGGATCATGGAGGTCGACCTTAACACCGTGAATAAAAAGCGTGTGATCAAGTACACACCTACAGAGACATAGAGCCCCGATAGAAGTGCCGATATCGAAGATGGAGCCAATGAATGCGCATCGGGGAGCCAGAAGTGGTTCGGAAATACCGCAGATTTGAAGGTAAAGGCCCAGAGCATGAAGATTATGAAGAGTACGATACCAAACTTCCAGCCAGCTTGAGGGGCACCTGTAACGGGTATGTAGATCCCTGAAAGCTTCGCTGCCACATCGGCCATATTCAAAGTATTCATAGAAGCGTAGAGGAAGACTAGAGCGATAAAGTAGAATGTCGTAGCCATAGCTCCTAATATGGCGTACTTTATACCAGCCTCTACAGATTCTGCGATCCTCTTCCTAAATGCCACGAGCCCATAGGAAGAGACCGACATCACTTCTATCATTACGAATAGGTTGAAGGCATCACCCGTATAAACACACCCTAACATACCCGCTTCTATACCGAGTAAGAGTGTGCAGTACCATTCAACACCATCGTCATGCTCAAGGTACTTTAAGCTGTAGAGCGCTATGAGGAACATTATAGATGAGATTAGGAGGCCTATGAGCGCATTGAATCTATCCACTTCGTATACGATGCCTACGGGAGCGGGCCAGCCTCCAAAGAGGTAGAGGAGGGGTTTATTCGGTGTGACGATGTAAGAATTAAGGAAGACTATAGAAGTGATTACTAAGATGATGAATGTCGCAGCTGCCGTATAGGTCTGTAGAATTCTCCTACTCTTTACAATGATGCTCAGTAGAGGGGTGATGAAGGCGAGAACGATGGGTGTGATTACGGCAAGGCCCACGGGTGGGAAGATCATATCACTCAACCACCTCAATCGAATATCCTTCTAGCGAATCTAGCGAATGGTTCTGATATCTCACTCTCCGTTACAACCTCCTCAGGCGACTTTACATCTATCCAATGCACATAATATAATTTACGATTTTCATCGTAATCGACGACGACCGTTCCAGGGGTGTTGGTTATCGAGTTGGCGGTAAGTACCAAACCGTATTCTGTTTCGACTCGATAGGGCGTCCTTACTATTCCTGGATTGATGGGCATTTTAGGATGTAAGATTCTCTTTATAACGTCCAGATGGGCTTTGAATTCATCGATCGTAAGGTAGTGAATAAAGTAAGCAATGAACCAAGCCCATCTTCTAACATCGATAAGTTTCTCGGTCTTCTCCACAAAGAGGTTTGAGAATATGGATGAGATCAACAATGCGATTATGAGGCCTAAAAAAAGGTCGAAGAGACTGGCCGAGCCGGAGAATAACATGTAAGAGATGTATAGAGGAATTGCGATTAGAATGATCCTAGCGAGTTTCAAAGTTCAACCCCTCAACCTTACGATCTTCCTCACATCAAGAGACTTTCTATGCCTATAGAGCTGAATGCTCAGAAATACGAGGAGGGCAGTTATCGACATGTTGATGACTACAGCGGTAAGTACGAGGCATTGAGGGAGCGGGTCTACGGAGGATAGGGCGAATTGAATCAATTCTTCTCTAGTAGGATTCAGAGTATCGAGTTCTGGCGTATGTAGCTTACCAGAACGATAACCTACGAGAATTATCAGAGTGTTGGCGGTATCTCCGAATATGGTCAGGGCTATGATCTTCTTCAATACATTCGGCCTGACTA comes from Nitrososphaerales archaeon and encodes:
- a CDS encoding NADH-quinone oxidoreductase subunit H, which translates into the protein MFEEALMFTFQCVIFPGLLFTFIASFSTEWYARKLYARIQNRVGPKYTGPFGLLQPFADFIKLFVVKEDIRAKGSIGLLPPIALTLGIGSLIALLLMTPVAPFLQIMAEGDIILAVYLLLWVTLSVVLTGMATPNPFNIIGTSRFLSLVVAYEPTFLLSILTPIILASRLFNTDFSLFKSIMVSPNVWSHSPTAFILMSVALGLSIFSLQCKLMFKPFDIPDAETEIIVGPFTDYTGPTLALIIFLHNAELFVLSTLIVYLFLGGGYPFTGLSALLLIVIKYLLVVFLMVVIKSVVARLKIDQAIGLFWKYLIPLAMVITIFAILLPL
- a CDS encoding Na+/H+ antiporter subunit E: MKLARIILIAIPLYISYMLFSGSASLFDLFLGLIIALLISSIFSNLFVEKTEKLIDVRRWAWFIAYFIHYLTIDEFKAHLDVIKRILHPKMPINPGIVRTPYRVETEYGLVLTANSITNTPGTVVVDYDENRKLYYVHWIDVKSPEEVVTESEISEPFARFARRIFD
- a CDS encoding sodium:proton antiporter, whose product is MNAHTLLWVFLYTALALIIIISIYGIVVRPNVLKKIIALTIFGDTANTLIILVGYRSGKLHTPELDTLNPTREELIQFALSSVDPLPQCLVLTAVVINMSITALLVFLSIQLYRHRKSLDVRKIVRLRG